In the genome of Vicia villosa cultivar HV-30 ecotype Madison, WI linkage group LG7, Vvil1.0, whole genome shotgun sequence, one region contains:
- the LOC131616564 gene encoding ribonuclease 2-like, protein MSSPLPRLLCLFLALVVFAGTTPSPAIAADELERGGGGGVRQREFDYFALALQWPGTFCQRTRYCCSSNACCRGSNSPAIFTIHGLWPDYNDGTWPACCTKSRFDPKEISTLNSALEQYWPSLSCGSPSSCSGGKGSFWAHEWEKHGTCSSPVVNNEYDYFLTTLNVYFKYNVTQVLNEAGYVPSNTEKYPLGGIISAIENAFHISPLIVCSKGSVEELRLCFYKDFTPRDCAIKPDAKIDMVTKKGSCPKYVSLPESIGRDGLKSQVSNDAAL, encoded by the exons ATGTCCTCTCCTCTTCCACGTCTTCTATGCCTATTCCTGGCTCTCGTCGTCTTCGCCGGAACAACACCTTCTCCGGCAATCGCCGCCGATGAGCTGGAACGTGGAGGAGGTGGAGGCGTCCGTCAGAGAGAGTTTGACTATTTCGCTTTGGCGTTACAATGGCCTGGTACTTTTTGTCAACGCACGCGCTATTGTTGTTCCTCTAATGCTTGTTGCAGAGG CTCCAATTCTCCGGCGATATTTACCATAC ATGGACTCTGGCCTGACTATAATGATGGAACGTGGCCAGCATGTTGCACCAAATCTCGTTTTGATCCAAAAGAG ATATCTACATTGAATAGTGCTTTAGAGCAATATTGGCCATCATTGAGCTGTGGCTCACCGTCATCATGCAGTGGTGGAAAAGGTTCATTTTGGGCTCATGAG TGGG AGAAGCATGGCACATGCTCATCTCCTGTGGTTAACAATGAATATGACTATTTCTTGACAACACTTAATGTCTATTTCAAATATAATGTTACG CAAGTTCTAAATGAAGCTGGATATGTTCCGTCAAACACAGAAAAGTATCCCCTCGGAGGCATTATCTCTGCCATTGAGAATGCTTTCCATATATCTCCTTTAATAGTTTGCTCAAAAGGTTCTGTGGAGGAGCTTCGTCTATGCTTCTATAAGGACTTCACG CCACGTGATTGTGCTATTAAACCAGACGCTAAAATTGACATGGTTACTAAAAAAGGATCGTGTCCTAAATATGTTAGCTTGCCAGAATCAATAG GGCGTGATGGACTTAAGAGTCAGGTGTCTAATGATGCAGCTCTATAG
- the LOC131616568 gene encoding uncharacterized protein LOC131616568, with protein sequence MMRTRLLWFGVGFTSSAAVVSHFIWKDLWVDRHAFSSHITQQFDALQTRISNLESSLPNQNPVSNHDQVEG encoded by the exons atgatGCGAACTCGACTGTTATGGTTCGGCGTAGGATTCACCTCCTCAGCCGCCGTGGTTTCCCATTTCATCTGGAAGGATCTCTGGGTTGACCGTCACGCTTTCTCTTCTCACATCACTCAACAATTCGATGCTCTTCAAACTCGAATCTCAAATCTCGAATCCTCTTTGCCGAATCAAAATCCCGTTTCCAATCACGATCAG GTTGAAGGCTAG
- the LOC131616567 gene encoding uncharacterized protein LOC131616567, which translates to MQMALLLRGGTLADSTFRLCSLTSTSSLHVSQNVVIPNSSSSPILPLIASRLKTVTRNKIICSAVQESSTTSTSATAETKEEVKADETKEEVKAAAPKAATAKKTPPAKAPVKPLPQMMEEDVIPSLKTILESNKDLSDIELVFQDNKLEGSFRKKDNPYSFWAFFPTGITGPKGFSLSSYNSGASTVEPFLVDEKKITSKLIVFWVEKRLAAQGIIPVWKD; encoded by the exons ATGCAAATGGCACTTTTGTTAAGAGGTGGAACACTTGCTGATTCCACCTTTCGTTTGTGTTCTTTaacttcaacttcttctttacaTGTCTCTCAAAATGTTGTCATACCcaactcatcatcatcaccaataCTACCTTTG ATTGCGAGTAGATTGAAAACGGTAACTAGAAACAAGATAATTTGCTCTGCAGTTCAAGAATCGTCTACTACTAGTACATCAG CTACTGCTGAAACAAAGGAGGAGGTAAAGGCAGATGAAACAAAGGAGGAGGTAAAGGCAGCAGCTCCGAAAGCAGCAACAGCGAAGAAGACTCCTCCTGCTAAAGCTCCGGTTAAGCCTTTACCTCAGATGATGGAAGAGGATGTGATTCCTTCATTGAAAACAATCTTAGAATCCAATAAAGATCTCTCTGATATTGAGTTGGTTTTTCAGGACAATAAG TTGGAAGGTTCATTTCGAAAAAAAGACAATCCCTACTCATTTTGGGCCTTTTTTCCCACAGGAATTACTG GTCCAAAGGGGTTTTCACTGTCATCTTATAACTCAGGAGCAAGCACGGTTGAACCGTTTCTCGTTGATGAGAAAAAAATTACTTCAAAACTCATTgtcttttgggttgaaaaacgttTGGCAGCACAGGGGATTATTCCTGTATGGAAAGATTGA
- the LOC131616566 gene encoding adenine DNA glycosylase isoform X1 — MFLTLPLPLISTINMSEKNQKKNKTQKSNVNGVSKKTQTLVKTEDIEDAVSFFSKDETHKLRAVLLDWYDHNHRVLPWRTASNHSNVKEDEEEVEKRAYGVWVSEIMLQQTRVQTVIAYYNRWMLKWPTIHHLAKASLEEVNEIWAGLGYYRRARFLLEGAKKIVEEGGVIPKTASLLRKIPGIGDYTSGAIASIAFKEAVPVVDGNVIRVIARLRAVSENPKDSAIIKRFWEIAAQLVDPLRPGDFNQALMELGATVCTPLNPSCSLCPASEFCHALSIAKRDSTAAVTDYPIKGVKVKQRADFSAVCVVELLGDEKQSSSKFVLVKRPDEGLLAGLWEFPSVLVAGETSPLARRKATDCFLKKNLKIDIKKTCDIILREDVGEFVHIFSHIRLKLYVELLVVQLKGKVDDLLKSEDEETITWKCVDSNALSSMGLTTSVRKVYNMVQKFKQKRLPSKDASPPTKKRNRTTKKN; from the exons ATGTTTCTGACTTTACCACTACCACTAATTTCCACCATCAACATGTCAGAGAAGAATCAAAAGAAGAACAAAACCCAAAAGAGTAACGTTAATGGGGTCAGCAAAAAGACACAAACTTTGGTGAAAACGGAAGACATAGAGGATGCAGTGTCCTTCTTCTCCAAAGACGAAACCCATAAACTGAGAGCGGTTTTATTGGATTGGTACGATCACAACCATCGGGTTCTTCCTTGGAGAACTGCTTCCAACCATAGCAAtgttaaagaagatgaagaagaagtggAAAAGAGAGCTTATGGTGTTTGGGTTTCTGAGATTATGCTGCAGCAAACAAGGGTTCAGACTGTTATTGCTTATTATAATCGCTGGATGCTTAAATGGCCCACCATTCATCATCTAGCTAAGGCTTCTCTTGAG GAAGTGAATGAGATTTGGGCTGGTTTGGGTTACTATCGGAGAGCTCGCTTTCTTTTAGAG GGAGCGAAGAAAATAGTTGAAGAAGGAGGTGTTATTCCTAAAACAGCTTCGTTGTTACGAAAGATTCCTGGAATCGGAGACTATACATCTGGAGCAATTGCTTCTATAGCATTCAAAGAG GCGGTACCAGTGGTTGATGGAAATGTGATAAGGGTGATTGCCAGACTAAGGGCTGTTTCTGAAAATCCGAAAGACTCGGCAATCATTAAAAGATTTTG GGAAATAGCAGCTCAGTTGGTCGATCCTCTTCGTCCGGGAGACTTCAATCAGGCTCTCATGGAACTTGGTGCAACTGTATGCACCCCTTTGAACCCAAGCTGTTCGTTGTGTCCAGCATCAGAATTTTGTCATGCACTATCAATCGCTAAACGTGACAGTACAGCAGCGGTTACAGATTATCCGATTAAGGGCGTAAAGGTTAAACAACGAGCCGATTTTTCAGCTGTATGTGTTGTTGAATTACTTGGAGATGAAAAACAATCTAGCAGCAAATTTGTTCTCGTAAAAAGGCCCGACGAAGGATTGCTTGCCGGTCTATGGGAGTTTCCGTCTGTCCTAGTAGCCGGAGAAACTTCTCCATTAGCTAGAAGAAAAGCAACCGACTGCTTCTTGAAGAAAAATCTCAAAATTGACATAAAAAAGACTTGCGATATTATTTTGAGGGAAGATGTTGGAGAATTTGTTCACATTTTTAGTCACATTCGCCTCAAGTTGTATGTTGAATTACTTGTGGTACAATTAAAAG GGAAAGTAGATGATTTGTTGAAAAGCGAGGACGAAGAAACTATTACTTGGAAATGCGTTGACAGCAATGCCCTCTCGAGCATGGGACTGACAACCAGCGTAAGAAAG GTGTACAATATGGTTCAAAAATTTAAGCAGAAAAGGCTTCCTTCGAAGGACGCGTCGCCGCCAACCAAAAAGAGAAATAGAACAACCAAGAAAAACTAG
- the LOC131616566 gene encoding adenine DNA glycosylase isoform X2, whose translation MFLTLPLPLISTINMSEKNQKKNKTQKSNVNGVSKKTQTLVKTEDIEDAVSFFSKDETHKLRAVLLDWYDHNHRVLPWRTASNHSNVKEDEEEVEKRAYGVWVSEIMLQQTRVQTVIAYYNRWMLKWPTIHHLAKASLEEVNEIWAGLGYYRRARFLLEKIVEEGGVIPKTASLLRKIPGIGDYTSGAIASIAFKEAVPVVDGNVIRVIARLRAVSENPKDSAIIKRFWEIAAQLVDPLRPGDFNQALMELGATVCTPLNPSCSLCPASEFCHALSIAKRDSTAAVTDYPIKGVKVKQRADFSAVCVVELLGDEKQSSSKFVLVKRPDEGLLAGLWEFPSVLVAGETSPLARRKATDCFLKKNLKIDIKKTCDIILREDVGEFVHIFSHIRLKLYVELLVVQLKGKVDDLLKSEDEETITWKCVDSNALSSMGLTTSVRKVYNMVQKFKQKRLPSKDASPPTKKRNRTTKKN comes from the exons ATGTTTCTGACTTTACCACTACCACTAATTTCCACCATCAACATGTCAGAGAAGAATCAAAAGAAGAACAAAACCCAAAAGAGTAACGTTAATGGGGTCAGCAAAAAGACACAAACTTTGGTGAAAACGGAAGACATAGAGGATGCAGTGTCCTTCTTCTCCAAAGACGAAACCCATAAACTGAGAGCGGTTTTATTGGATTGGTACGATCACAACCATCGGGTTCTTCCTTGGAGAACTGCTTCCAACCATAGCAAtgttaaagaagatgaagaagaagtggAAAAGAGAGCTTATGGTGTTTGGGTTTCTGAGATTATGCTGCAGCAAACAAGGGTTCAGACTGTTATTGCTTATTATAATCGCTGGATGCTTAAATGGCCCACCATTCATCATCTAGCTAAGGCTTCTCTTGAG GAAGTGAATGAGATTTGGGCTGGTTTGGGTTACTATCGGAGAGCTCGCTTTCTTTTAGAG AAAATAGTTGAAGAAGGAGGTGTTATTCCTAAAACAGCTTCGTTGTTACGAAAGATTCCTGGAATCGGAGACTATACATCTGGAGCAATTGCTTCTATAGCATTCAAAGAG GCGGTACCAGTGGTTGATGGAAATGTGATAAGGGTGATTGCCAGACTAAGGGCTGTTTCTGAAAATCCGAAAGACTCGGCAATCATTAAAAGATTTTG GGAAATAGCAGCTCAGTTGGTCGATCCTCTTCGTCCGGGAGACTTCAATCAGGCTCTCATGGAACTTGGTGCAACTGTATGCACCCCTTTGAACCCAAGCTGTTCGTTGTGTCCAGCATCAGAATTTTGTCATGCACTATCAATCGCTAAACGTGACAGTACAGCAGCGGTTACAGATTATCCGATTAAGGGCGTAAAGGTTAAACAACGAGCCGATTTTTCAGCTGTATGTGTTGTTGAATTACTTGGAGATGAAAAACAATCTAGCAGCAAATTTGTTCTCGTAAAAAGGCCCGACGAAGGATTGCTTGCCGGTCTATGGGAGTTTCCGTCTGTCCTAGTAGCCGGAGAAACTTCTCCATTAGCTAGAAGAAAAGCAACCGACTGCTTCTTGAAGAAAAATCTCAAAATTGACATAAAAAAGACTTGCGATATTATTTTGAGGGAAGATGTTGGAGAATTTGTTCACATTTTTAGTCACATTCGCCTCAAGTTGTATGTTGAATTACTTGTGGTACAATTAAAAG GGAAAGTAGATGATTTGTTGAAAAGCGAGGACGAAGAAACTATTACTTGGAAATGCGTTGACAGCAATGCCCTCTCGAGCATGGGACTGACAACCAGCGTAAGAAAG GTGTACAATATGGTTCAAAAATTTAAGCAGAAAAGGCTTCCTTCGAAGGACGCGTCGCCGCCAACCAAAAAGAGAAATAGAACAACCAAGAAAAACTAG
- the LOC131616570 gene encoding glyoxylate/succinic semialdehyde reductase 1-like — MEIGFLGLGIMGKAMSINLLKHGFKVTVWNRTLSKCDELLEHGASVGETPAAVVKKCKYTIAMLSDPSAALSVVFDKDGVLEEIKGKGYIDMSTVDAETSIKISEAIKAKGGDFLEAPVSGSKKPAEDGQLVILAAGHKALYEEALPAFDVLGKKSFFLGEIGDGAKMKLVVNMVMGSMMNAFSEGLTLAEKSGLNPSTLLDVLDLGAISNGMFKLKGPSMLKNSYAPAFPLKHQQKDMRLALALGDENVVPMPVAAAANEAFKKARSMGLGDLDFSAVHETLK, encoded by the exons ATGGAGATTGGGTTTCTGGGTTTGGGGATAATGGGCAAGGCCATGTCAATCAACCTTCTAAAACATGGCTTCAAAGTCACTGTCTGGAACAGAACCCTCTCCAAG TGTGATGAACTTCTTGAGCATGGTGCTTCTGTTGGAGAAACACCTGCAGCTGTAGTCAAGAAATGCAAGTATACAATTGCAATGTTATCTGATCCTTCTGCGGCTTTGTCG gttgtgtttgATAAGGATGGTGTTCTTGAGGAAATTAAGGGAAAGGGTTACATTGATATGTCGACCGTTGATGCCGAGACTTCCATCAAGATATCGGAG GCAATCAAAGCAAAAGGTGGAGATTTCCTTGAAGCTCCTGTTTCGGGTAGCAAGAAGCCTGCAGAAGATGGCCAACTAGTAATACTTGCTGCTGGCCACAAG gcATTATATGAGGAAGCACTTCCAGCATTTGATGTACTCGGAAAGAAATCTTTCTTTCTCGGTGAGATTGGAGATGGTGCAAAAATGAAACTTGTTGTCAACATGGTAATGGGAAG TATGATGAATGCTTTCTCTGAGGGACTAACACTTGCTGAAAAAAGTGGCTTGAACCCTAGTACACTTCTTGATGTGCTG GATCTTGGTGCTATAAGTAACGGCATGTTTAAACTGAAAGGACCTTCAATGCTCAAGAACAGTTACGCCCCGGCTTTTCCActgaaacatcagcagaaggacATGAGGTTGGCTCTTGCCCTTGGAGATGAAAATGTTGTACCAATGCCTGTCGCAGCGGCAGCAAATGAG GCATTCAAGAAAGCCAGAAGCATGGGATTAGGAGACCTTGATTTTTCAGCTGTCCACGAGACTTTGAAATGA
- the LOC131616569 gene encoding large ribosomal subunit protein uL18-like: MVFVKSQKSKAYFKRFQVKFKRRREGKTDYRARIRLINQDKNKYNTPKYRFVVRFSNKDIVAQIVSASIAGDIVLAAAYAHELPHYGLEVGLTNYAAAYCTGLLLARRVLKTLEMDEEYEGNVEATGEDYSVEPADSRRPFRALLDVGLVKTTTGNRVFGALKGALDGGLDIPHSDKRFAGFDKEKKELDAEVHRKYIFGGHVAAYMKTLTEDEPEKYQTHFSEYIKKGIEADGLEELYKKVHAAIRADPTIKKSAKKPPTQHKRYNLKKLTYEERRAKLITRLENLNSAVDEDDEDDE, translated from the exons ATG GTTTTTGTGAAGTCTCAGAAGTCGAAAGCGTACTTTAAGCGCTTTCAAGTAAAATTTAAGAGAAGGAGAG AGGGAAAGACCGATTACCGCGCTCGTATACGTCTTATCAATCAAGATAAGAATAAGTATAATACTCCGAAGTATCGCTTTGTTGTTCGCTTT AGCAACAAAGATATTGTTGCTCAAATAGTATCTGCTAGCATTGCTGGTGATATTGTTCTTGCTGCTGCTTATGCACATGAGCTCCCACACTATGGTCTTGAAGTTGGTCTTACCAACTATGCTGCAG CTTATTGCACTGGACTCCTCCTGGCCCGTCGTGTTCTAAAAACACTTGAGATGGATGAAGAGTATGAGGGGAATGTTGAG GCTACCGGAGAAGATTATTCTGTGGAGCCTGCTGATTCCAGGAGGCCATTCCGTGCTCTCCTTGATGTTGGTCTTGTAAAGACCACAACTGGAAACCGTGTCTTTGGTGCCCTGAAG GGAGCACTTGATGGGGGTTTGGATATTCCTCACAGTGACAAAAGATTTGCTGGTTTTGATAAGGAAAAGAAGGAGCTTGATGCTGAGGTTCACCGCAAATATATCTTTGGTGGACACGTTGCTGCCTATATGAAG ACTTTGACTGAAGATGAACCTGAGAAATACCAGACTCACTTCAGTGAGTATATTAAGAAAGGAATTGAGGCTGATGGCCTTGAAGAGCTGTACAAGAAGGTTCATGCTGCCATCCGTGCAGACCCAACCATTAAGAAATCAGCGAAGAAGCCTCCAACACAGCACAAGAG ATATAATTTGAAGAAGCTGACCTACGAGGAGAGGAGAGCCAAGTTGATTACCCGCTTGGAAAATCTTAACTCTGCCGTTGATGAAGACGATGAGGATGATGAGTGA
- the LOC131620001 gene encoding uncharacterized protein LOC131620001 — MENNGYNTPNTECVHLLLHFGEESSIPLLNIDPDRYSYFDLVDDISGLAINGGLNSTGLSFSISFCHPTSNSKILIENDSDILDMFKLYNTCSCIHVYAISLVNNDPFNIIISESNEESIVNDELSDYEEKHDLIVFENSDEDKVSIYSDRGLKGKIFAPEFDGKVKLEVGLLFGDVNEFRATLRDFVIQEGFEIKRIKNEKARVTARCVADGCCWRIHASPAPDGLTYKIKSYNPDHSCIRTTKNSNATSTWIAGKLESKLKADPNMSYAGMKQELLDNYGIEPSNVGQLYRAKKKVRQDTKEFHALSYNNLPSWANLALETNPGSIIKLELEPRINQNPIFKRFFVCLNAMKNGFVKGCRPWFGIDGCHLKGPYGGVLLSVVAVDGNKGMFLIAFVVVEVECKDSWMFFLTLLGNALNSIPEWKDKQVTIMSDMQKGLQNAVVEAFPYAKHRYCCNHLLNNFKLKFRTLLLSTQFWAVAMAYNEFMFEKAMEKLKNISVEAANWMLDRERPKNMCARHTIDSECKSDHVTNSVTESFNSWLGDDKKKTILSMIESITCRLMARFQKRYEKGREFNNIVTPKIRKVLDITTQDGRVCRVTYAGDDEFGVKDGYTTFVVNLRSRTCRCDYWRITGLPCKHACACITHKRENVEKFCDTSYTTKIYSFCYNNIIHPMSELDEKNRGSYEQIDPPVLRRLSGRPRVNRKRSVIEGPSGSQDARRSNTVRCGNCKEFGHNILGCQRDKTKKLKKLQVRRKEQSSNGNATC; from the exons ATGGAGAACAATGGCTATAATACACCTAACACAGAATGTGTGCATTTGTTGTTGCATTTTGGTGAAGAATCGAGTATTCCACTGTTGAACATTGATCCCGATCGTTACTCctattttgatttggttgatgaCATTAGTGGATTGGCTATCAATGGTGGATTGAATAGTACAGGTTTATCCTTTTCCATTTCTTTTTGTCATCCCACTAGTAACTCAAAAATCCTCATTGAAAATGATTCGGATATTCTTGATATGTTTAAACTTTATAACACGTGTAGTTGTATTCATGTTTATGCAATATCATTAGTTAATAATGACCCCTTTAATATTATAATAAGTGAGTCCAATGAGGAATCTATAGTGAATGACGAGCTTAGTGATTATGAAGAAAAACATGAtcttattgtttttgaaaattctgACGAAGATAAAGTGTCAATTTATTCTGATAGAGGTCTGAAAGGAAAAATATTTGCTCCCGAGTTTGATGGAAAAGTGAAACTAGAAGTTGGTTTATTATTTGGTGATGTGAATGAGTTTAGAGCTACTCTTAGAGATTTTGTTATACAAGAGGGGTTTGAGATTAAGAGGATAAAAAATGAAAAGGCAAGGGTAACAGCTAGATGTGTCGCGGATGGTTGTTGTTGGCGCATTCATGCATCTCCTGCACCAGATGGTTTAACATATAAGATTAAGTCATACAACCCAGACCATTCTTGCATACGAACAACAAAGAACTCAAATGCTACATCTACTTGGATTGCAGGGAAGTTAGAAAGCAAGTTAAAGGCTGACCCAAATATGAGTTATGCGGGTATGAAACAAGAACTATTGGATAATTATGGTATAGAACCAAGTAATGTTGGTCAACTTTATCGCGCAAAGAAAAAAGTGAGGCAGGACACTAAAGAGTTTCATGCACTTTCATATAATAACTTGCCATCTTGGGCCAACCTTGCTTTGGAGACAAATCCTGGATCTATTATAAAACTTGAGTTAGAACCAAGAATCAACCAAAACCCcatatttaaaaggttttttgttTGCTTAAATGCAATGAAAAATGGATTTGTGAAAGGTTGTAGACCTTGGTTTGGAATTGATGGATGTCATCTAAAAGGACCATATGGGGGAGTACTACTATCAGTTGTGGCAGTTGATGGAAACAAAGGCATGTTTCTGATTgcctttgttgttgttgaagttgaatGTAAGGACTCATGGATGTTTTTTCTCACTTTGTTGGGTAATGCATTAAATTCTATTCCTGAATGGAAAGATAAGCAAGTGACAATTATGTCAGATATGCAAAAG GGGTTGCAAAATGCAGTCGTGGAAGCATTTCCTTATGCCAAACACCg GTATTGTTGTAATCATTTGCtaaacaatttcaaactaaaGTTTAGAACATTGCTTCTTAGCACACAATTTTGGGCTGTTGCAATGGCATATAATGAATTCATGTTTGAGAAAGCTatggaaaaactcaaaaatattagTGTTGAGGCTGCAAATTGGATGTTAGATCGTGAAAGGCCTAAAAACATGTGCGCTAGACATACTATTGACTCTGAATGTAAATCTGATCATGTAACAAACAGTGTCACAGAGTCCTTTAATAGTTGGTTGGGAGACGATAAAAAGAAGACAATTTTGTCAATGATTGAGTCGATTACATGCAGGTTGATGGCTAGATTTCAAAAGAGATATGAAAAGGGACGTGAGTTTAATAACATTGTTACACCTAAGATTAGAAAGGTTCTGGACATAACAACGCAAGATGGAAGAGTGTGTAGAGTCACATATGCGGGTGACGATGAGTTTGGAGTGAAAGACGGATATACTACTTTTGTGGTAAACTTGAGGAGTCGAACATGCAGATGTGATTATTGGAGGATAACAGGTTTACCATGCAAGCATGCATGTGCATGCATTACACACAAAAGAGAAAATGTAGAGAAGTTTTGTGATACATCTTATACTACTAAAATATATTCCTTTTGTTACAATAACATTATACATCCTATGTCTGAGTTAGATGAAAAAAATAGAGGTTCTTATGAACAAATTGATCCTCCTGTGTTGAGGAGGTTGTCGGGCCGACCAAGAGTTAATAGGAAGAGGAGTGTAATCGAAGGTCCGAGTGGTTCACAGGATGCGAGAAGATCAAACACAGTTAGGTGCGGGAATTGCAAAGAGTTTGGACATAACATACTAGGATGTCAGAGAGATAAAACTAAAAAATTG AAAAAACTACAGGTGCGGCGTAAAGAACAAAGCTCTAATGGAAATGCAACTTGTTGA